The following proteins come from a genomic window of Macrobrachium rosenbergii isolate ZJJX-2024 chromosome 37, ASM4041242v1, whole genome shotgun sequence:
- the LOC136825529 gene encoding helix-loop-helix protein delilah-like produces the protein MSDPKNTMDNAVANLCDQNGEKYALRPRSNIKRQKQEQYQPDFIPKRPRRLKPKSTPLSKYRRKTANARERHRMKVINTAFESLRKVLPAGMDLCATSSTMTKITTLRLAVSYIRSLSNMLESDASGTDVSKKPPDGVQLQAEQQERGPSSVDTSSTYTLPQTVAQVTNKNILRCPRPPTVQYGQPSGYYFSSSHSHMSNVSAKSYAFSPSSSSSVRGSLSSTSDLEELLSDDSEFLEDNFDVFHDIPNMASNDPFEVLLEAEKSCQGFANT, from the coding sequence ATGTCTGACCCAAAAAACACAATGGATAACGCAGTGGCCAATCTGTGCGACCAAAATGGCGAGAAATACGCGTTGCGACCAAGATCGAACATCAAGCGTCAGAAACAGGAGCAATACCAGCCTGATTTCATTCCCAAGAGACCCCGACGATTAAAACCCAAGTCAACGCCGTTATCGAAATATCGGAGAAAGACAGCAAATGCCAGAGAAAGACACAGAATGAAAGTCATCAATACTGCATTCGAGTCCCTGAGGAAAGTCCTCCCAGCTGGCATGGACCTCTGCGCCACTTCCTCGACAATGACAAAGATCACAACGCTTCGCCTCGCCGTTAGCTACATCAGAAGTCTCTCGAACATGTTGGAGAGCGACGCCAGTGGAACAGATGTGAGCAAAAAGCCTCCCGACGGGGTCCAATTGCAGGCGGAGCAGCAGGAGAGAGGGCCCTCTTCGGTTGACACTTCCTCGACTTACACTCTCCCCCAGACTGTAGCTCAAGTGACGAACAAGAACATTCTTCGATGTCCCAGACCACCGACAGTCCAGTATGGCCAGCCTTCAGGTTATTACTTCAGCTCTAGCCACTCACACATGTCCAATGTTTCTGCCAAGAGCTATGCTTTCtcaccctcttcctcctcctcggtTCGAGGATCACTGAGCAGCACGAGCGACCTTGAGGAACTTCTCTCGGACGATTCAGAGTTTCTGGAGGACAACTTCGACGTGTTCCATGACATCCCAAACATGGCCTCGAATGACCCATTTGAGGTCCTCCTGGAGGCCGAGAAAAGTTGCCAAGGATTCGCAAacacttga